A stretch of the Narcine bancroftii isolate sNarBan1 chromosome 14, sNarBan1.hap1, whole genome shotgun sequence genome encodes the following:
- the abhd11 gene encoding sn-1-specific diacylglycerol lipase ABHD11, giving the protein MVSGVANGRLVDLAYNLMNGRNSKTPLVFLHGLFGSQSNFYSIAKSLVQRTGRTVVTVDSRNHGNSGHSPVMTYEAMSLDLRNMLDKLNFPECILIGHSMGGKIAMTTALQRPGLVKKLVVVDISPNRTDSHNPVLYYIAAMKAVTVEGSDLSRSTARNQVEQQLQLYIKNARTRSFILSNLVECNGRYVWRINLEAIKNNIDYLLGFPEFNTSFSAPTVFLGGANSLYIGSKDYPEIKRLFPNSIIQHIPEAGHWVHAEKPRDFINAICAFLETR; this is encoded by the exons ATGGTTAGTGGGGTGGCGAATGGCAG ACTCGTTGACCTTGCCTATAATCTGATGAATGGCAGAAACTCCAAAACTCCCCTGGTCTTTCTCCATGGACTCTTTGGCAGTCAATCAAACTTCTACTCTATAGCCAAATCATTAGTTCAGCGGACAGGCAGGACG GTGGTGACAGTGGATAGCCGTAACCATGGTAACAGTGGACATAGTCCAGTGATGACCTATGAAGCAATGAGCCTTGATCTTCGAAACATGCTGGACAAGTTGAATTTCCCTGAGTGTATTCTGATAGGACACAGTATGGGTGGCAAGATTGCAATGACAACAGCGCTGCAGAGG CCAGGACTGGTTAAAAAGCTTGTGGTGGTGGACATCAGTCCTAATCGGACAGACTCGCATAACCCTGTGCTATACTACATTGCTGCAATGAAGGCAGTAACAGTGGAGGGCAGTGACTTATCAAGGTCCACTGCCCGCAATCAAGTTGAGCAGCAGCTTCAATTGTACATCAAG AATGCCCGCACTCGGTCGTTTATTTTGTCTAATCTGGTGGAATGCAATGGTCGATACGTTTGGAGGATTAATCTTGAAGCTATAAAAAACAATATTGATTATCTCCTGGGTTTCCCAGAATTCAACACTTCTTTTTCTGCCCCTACGGTCTTTCTGGGTGGAGCCAACTCTCTGTATATTGG CTCCAAGGATTATCCTGAGATCAAGCGACTGTTTCCAAATTCTATTATTCAGCATATTCCTGAAGCTGGTCATTGGGTCCATGCTGAAAAGCCTCGCGACTTTATAAATGCTATCTGTGCATTTCTGGAAACCCGTTAG